A single region of the Winslowiella toletana genome encodes:
- a CDS encoding DUF2756 domain-containing protein — MKKWLIIFAALVPLSGMANMLNNNSNNNNPAQPGYNPSQQRMQQQMQSQQQQQQQKLRLDQQRQTQDTQRKMQEQRNSAQQRVIQSQPGNNTKQTP; from the coding sequence ATGAAAAAATGGTTAATAATTTTTGCCGCGCTGGTACCGCTGAGCGGAATGGCAAACATGTTGAATAACAACAGCAACAATAACAATCCTGCCCAGCCGGGTTATAACCCGAGTCAACAGCGGATGCAGCAGCAGATGCAAAGCCAGCAACAGCAGCAACAGCAGAAGCTGAGACTGGATCAACAGCGTCAGACTCAGGATACCCAGCGTAAAATGCAGGAGCAGCGCAACAGTGCCCAGCAGCGTGTGATTCAGTCGCAGCCGGGCAATAATACTAAGCAGACGCCTTAA
- the ggt gene encoding gamma-glutamyltransferase, whose protein sequence is MIKPGNMRRVSWSLMVCFCFWQGAGAAQPAPPVSYGVDADTFHPVKERHGMVSSVDAIATQVGVDILKQGGNAVDAAVAVGFALAVTHPQAGNIGGGGFMLLRTASGRTTSIDFREMAPVKASRDMFLDAQGNADSKLSLTSHLASGTPGTVAGFALAAQQYGTLPLSRLLQPAIELARNGFVVNDSLADDLKTYGSEVLVNHPNSKAIFFKADGTPYQKGERLVQRNLARSLALIAKEGPDAFYKGAIADDIAGEMAQHGGLISKADLAAYRAVERQPISGTYRGYEVFSMPPPSSGGIHIVQILNILENFDLAKMGFGSADAIQVMAEAEKYAYADRSEYLGDPEFVKVPWQALTSKAYAKTLAEKIDVAKARPSSEIKPGKLAPYESNQTTHFSVVDKDGNAVAVTYTLNTNFGSGIVAGDSGILLNNQMDDFSAKPGTPNVYGLVGGEANAVQPYKRPLSSMSPTIVAKDGKTWLVTGSPGGSRIITTVLQMVVNSIDFGMNVAEATNVPRFHHQWLPDQLRVEKGFSPDTLRLLESKGQHVKVQPAMGSTQSIMIGPDGMLYGASDPRTVNDSTAGY, encoded by the coding sequence ATGATCAAACCCGGCAATATGCGACGCGTTTCCTGGTCGCTGATGGTATGTTTTTGTTTCTGGCAGGGTGCTGGTGCGGCGCAGCCCGCTCCTCCGGTCTCTTACGGTGTTGATGCAGACACCTTTCATCCGGTAAAAGAACGCCACGGGATGGTGTCCTCAGTTGATGCGATAGCCACCCAGGTTGGCGTCGATATTCTGAAGCAGGGCGGCAATGCGGTCGACGCAGCGGTCGCGGTCGGTTTTGCGCTGGCGGTCACGCATCCGCAGGCCGGTAATATCGGCGGCGGCGGTTTTATGCTGCTGCGCACCGCTTCGGGCCGCACCACCTCGATTGATTTCCGTGAAATGGCACCGGTAAAAGCCAGCCGCGATATGTTCCTTGATGCGCAGGGCAATGCCGACAGCAAATTATCACTCACTTCACACCTCGCTTCCGGCACGCCGGGCACGGTAGCTGGTTTTGCTCTGGCCGCACAGCAATACGGCACCTTGCCACTGAGTCGCTTACTGCAACCGGCTATTGAGCTGGCGCGTAACGGCTTTGTCGTCAACGATTCACTGGCGGACGACCTGAAAACCTACGGCAGCGAAGTGCTGGTTAACCACCCTAACAGCAAAGCGATCTTCTTTAAGGCCGACGGTACGCCTTATCAGAAGGGGGAGCGGCTGGTGCAGCGTAATCTGGCGCGTAGCCTGGCGCTGATTGCTAAAGAGGGGCCGGACGCTTTTTATAAAGGCGCGATTGCTGACGACATTGCCGGTGAAATGGCTCAGCACGGTGGCCTGATTAGCAAGGCCGATCTGGCAGCTTATCGTGCGGTTGAACGTCAGCCGATTAGCGGCACTTATCGTGGCTATGAAGTCTTTTCGATGCCACCGCCGTCTTCCGGTGGGATTCATATCGTGCAGATTCTGAATATTCTCGAAAACTTTGATTTGGCGAAAATGGGTTTCGGCAGCGCTGATGCCATTCAGGTGATGGCTGAAGCTGAAAAATATGCCTATGCCGACCGCTCGGAATACCTCGGCGATCCGGAGTTTGTCAAAGTGCCGTGGCAGGCACTGACCAGTAAAGCCTATGCCAAAACGCTGGCAGAGAAAATTGACGTGGCGAAAGCGCGACCGTCGTCGGAAATTAAGCCCGGCAAACTGGCACCTTACGAGAGTAATCAGACCACCCACTTCTCGGTAGTGGATAAAGACGGCAACGCGGTGGCGGTGACCTATACCTTAAACACCAATTTCGGTAGCGGTATTGTCGCAGGTGACAGCGGTATTTTGCTGAATAACCAAATGGATGACTTTTCAGCCAAGCCGGGTACACCGAATGTCTACGGCCTGGTCGGTGGCGAGGCTAATGCAGTCCAGCCTTATAAGCGTCCGCTCTCTTCTATGTCGCCGACTATTGTGGCTAAAGATGGCAAAACCTGGTTAGTCACCGGCAGTCCGGGCGGCAGTCGGATTATTACCACCGTGCTGCAAATGGTGGTCAACAGCATCGATTTTGGAATGAACGTCGCAGAAGCCACCAACGTGCCGCGCTTCCATCATCAGTGGTTGCCGGATCAGCTGCGTGTCGAAAAAGGCTTCAGCCCGGATACCCTGCGACTGTTGGAAAGCAAAGGGCAGCATGTGAAGGTGCAGCCAGCGATGGGCAGTACCCAGAGCATTATGATTGGGCCGGATGGCATGCTGTACGGTGCATCCGATCCACGTACGGTTAATGATTCAACCGCCGGTTATTAA
- a CDS encoding GNAT family N-acetyltransferase: MSQISIRHVSIDDAHALQQLYSQPDTQANTLQVPFPSLKHWQDRLTDLRPGVHSLVACIEGQVVGQITLEINSSPRRRHTATFGMGVDVNHRGKGVAQALLAAIIDLCDNWLAIERIELTVFTDNAAAIAVYRKFGFEVEGTGRQYGLRNGEKIDAFYMARMRD; encoded by the coding sequence ATGAGTCAGATATCGATTCGCCATGTGAGCATTGATGATGCACACGCCCTTCAGCAGCTTTACAGCCAGCCAGATACGCAGGCGAATACGCTACAGGTGCCGTTTCCATCACTAAAGCACTGGCAGGATCGTCTGACGGATCTGCGCCCTGGCGTGCATTCGCTGGTTGCCTGTATTGAAGGCCAGGTGGTAGGGCAAATTACGTTAGAAATTAATTCCTCACCCCGCCGCCGTCACACCGCCACCTTTGGGATGGGCGTTGACGTCAATCATCGTGGTAAAGGCGTGGCGCAGGCGCTGCTGGCGGCGATTATCGATCTCTGTGACAACTGGCTGGCAATCGAGCGCATTGAACTGACGGTATTTACCGATAATGCAGCGGCTATCGCGGTCTATCGCAAATTCGGCTTTGAAGTGGAAGGCACCGGGCGTCAGTACGGTTTGCGTAACGGCGAGAAAATTGACGCGTTTTATATGGCGCGTATGCGTGATTAA
- a CDS encoding AbgT family transporter, which produces MTDNTTLKPISPITRFLNTVEWLGNLLPHPITLFAILCLFIIVASGIAAGFNLSVIDPRPEGVSGRAADGVIQVVNLFSAEGLQRIISNLVSNFTSFAPLGTVLVAMLGVGIAEHSGLLSAAMRALVFSAPKKLITFTLVFAGIISNSASELGYVVLIPLAAMLFHSLGRHPLAGLAAAFAGVSGGYSANLLLGTVDPLLSGITQNAAQIIDPSYTVGPEVNWYFMAISTFIIALLGTWITNYIVEPKLGKYRESEGDAPQGDMGKVTPQEKRALKGAGLTFLLLSLLVSLTLIPGYGILLNPKTDGLAGSPFLHGIVVFIMLFFAIPGYVYGRMLGTMRSDRDVISAMSKSISMLSMYIVLVFFAAQFVSLFSWSNFGTVIAVKGASLLSAIDLSAPLLFFSFIIICGFINLMIGSSSAQWAVTAPIFVPMLMLVGYAPEVIQAAYRIGDSVTNLITPMMSYFGLIMAVAARYQRNLGIGTLVAMMLPYSVVFLIGWSLLFVIWVFGFGLPVGPGAATYYTM; this is translated from the coding sequence ATGACCGACAATACAACACTAAAGCCTATCAGTCCGATTACCCGCTTTCTGAATACCGTTGAGTGGCTGGGAAACTTGCTGCCGCATCCCATCACGCTGTTTGCCATACTCTGCCTGTTTATCATCGTCGCTTCAGGCATTGCGGCCGGCTTTAACCTCAGCGTTATCGATCCCCGACCGGAAGGCGTCAGTGGTCGCGCCGCTGATGGCGTCATTCAGGTGGTCAACCTGTTCAGCGCTGAAGGTTTACAGCGCATTATCAGCAACCTGGTCAGCAATTTTACCAGTTTTGCGCCACTTGGCACGGTGCTGGTTGCCATGTTGGGGGTGGGAATTGCCGAGCACTCCGGGCTATTGTCGGCCGCGATGCGCGCGCTGGTGTTCAGCGCACCTAAAAAGCTGATTACTTTTACCCTGGTGTTCGCCGGTATTATTTCCAACAGCGCCTCTGAACTGGGTTATGTGGTGTTAATTCCGCTGGCGGCGATGCTGTTCCACTCTTTAGGCCGTCATCCGCTGGCCGGGCTGGCTGCCGCCTTCGCGGGCGTTTCCGGTGGCTACAGCGCCAATCTGCTGCTCGGCACCGTTGATCCTCTGCTGTCAGGCATAACGCAAAACGCCGCGCAGATTATTGACCCGAGCTATACCGTTGGGCCAGAAGTGAACTGGTACTTTATGGCTATCAGTACCTTTATTATTGCGCTGCTTGGCACCTGGATAACCAACTACATTGTTGAGCCAAAGCTGGGTAAATATCGCGAAAGCGAGGGCGATGCGCCACAGGGCGATATGGGCAAAGTCACGCCGCAGGAGAAACGGGCGCTGAAAGGCGCGGGGCTTACCTTTCTGCTACTGAGCCTGCTGGTGTCGCTGACGCTGATTCCGGGTTACGGCATCCTGCTGAATCCGAAGACCGATGGTTTAGCCGGTTCGCCTTTCCTGCATGGCATCGTGGTGTTTATTATGCTGTTTTTCGCTATTCCGGGTTATGTCTATGGCCGGATGCTTGGCACCATGCGCAGCGATCGCGACGTTATTAGCGCGATGTCGAAAAGTATCAGTATGCTGAGTATGTATATCGTGCTGGTGTTCTTCGCCGCCCAGTTTGTCTCGCTGTTTAGCTGGAGTAACTTTGGTACGGTGATTGCGGTTAAAGGTGCCAGCCTGCTGTCAGCGATTGATCTCAGCGCCCCGCTGCTGTTTTTCAGCTTTATTATAATTTGCGGCTTTATCAATCTGATGATTGGCTCGTCATCGGCGCAGTGGGCGGTCACTGCCCCGATTTTCGTGCCGATGCTGATGCTGGTGGGCTACGCACCTGAAGTTATCCAGGCGGCTTATCGCATCGGTGATTCGGTGACGAATTTAATTACGCCGATGATGAGCTATTTTGGTTTGATTATGGCGGTGGCGGCGCGTTATCAACGCAATCTTGGTATCGGTACGCTGGTGGCGATGATGCTGCCTTACTCCGTGGTATTTTTGATCGGCTGGAGCTTACTGTTTGTGATTTGGGTATTTGGTTTTGGTTTACCGGTAGGGCCAGGGGCTGCGACTTACTACACCATGTAA
- a CDS encoding pirin family protein, with protein sequence MIYVRKAEDRGHANHGWLDSWHTFSFANYYDADFMGFSALRVINEDVIDAGQGFGTHPHKDMEILTYVLSGVVEHQDSMGNKEQIPAGEFQIMSAGTGVRHSEYNGSKDQPLHLYQIWIIPDTAGIEPRYEQRRFDDVEGRQLVLSPDARDGSLKVHQDMTLSRWALKKGKQSAIDVEAERRIWIQVVKGDVQVNGEKVTTSDALAIWDESALSIQADSDAEILLFDLPPV encoded by the coding sequence ATGATTTATGTACGTAAAGCTGAAGATCGCGGTCACGCAAACCATGGCTGGCTGGACAGCTGGCACACGTTCTCCTTTGCTAATTACTATGATGCAGACTTTATGGGCTTTTCCGCACTGCGAGTGATTAACGAAGATGTTATCGACGCCGGGCAGGGTTTTGGTACCCATCCGCATAAAGATATGGAAATTCTGACCTACGTATTGTCCGGGGTGGTTGAACATCAGGACAGCATGGGTAACAAAGAACAGATTCCGGCGGGTGAGTTCCAGATTATGAGCGCAGGTACTGGCGTGCGCCACTCCGAGTACAACGGCAGTAAAGATCAGCCGCTGCATCTTTATCAGATCTGGATCATTCCGGATACGGCTGGCATTGAGCCGCGTTACGAGCAGCGCCGCTTCGACGATGTTGAAGGCCGTCAGTTAGTACTGTCACCGGATGCCCGTGACGGTTCTCTGAAAGTGCATCAGGATATGACGCTGTCGCGCTGGGCGCTGAAAAAAGGTAAGCAATCGGCAATCGACGTTGAGGCTGAACGCCGCATCTGGATTCAGGTAGTGAAAGGTGACGTTCAGGTGAATGGTGAGAAAGTGACCACCAGCGACGCGCTGGCAATCTGGGACGAAAGTGCGCTGTCAATTCAGGCCGACAGCGACGCAGAAATCCTGCTGTTTGATCTGCCACCGGTCTGA
- the gntR gene encoding gluconate operon transcriptional repressor GntR, with protein MKKRRPVLQDVADRIGITKMTVSRYLRNPEQVSVALREKIAVALDELGYIPNRAPDMLSNATSRAIGVLLPSLTNQVFADVLRGIEAVTDAAGYQTMLSHFGYNQDKEELQLRSLLGWNIDGLILTERSHTPGSLRMIETAGIPVIEMMDCVSPCLDMAVGFDNVEAARQMTRAIIAKGHRHTVYLGARLDERTLQKQRGYEIAMREAGLQSQSVMMEEASSFTAGADLLREAQRRYPHVDSLFCTNDDLAVGAMFECQRQGLRVPDDLAIAGFHGHDISQVVNPRLATVLTPREQMGREAASMLLARIGGNKSAVQPVNVGFEISEGGSI; from the coding sequence ATGAAAAAAAGAAGACCCGTCCTGCAGGATGTTGCCGATCGAATTGGCATCACCAAAATGACCGTCAGCCGCTACCTGCGTAATCCAGAGCAGGTCTCCGTTGCCCTGCGTGAAAAAATCGCTGTGGCGCTGGATGAGCTTGGCTATATCCCCAATCGGGCGCCGGATATGCTATCCAACGCCACCAGCCGCGCCATTGGCGTGCTGCTGCCCTCGCTGACCAATCAAGTTTTCGCCGATGTACTGCGCGGTATTGAAGCCGTCACTGATGCTGCGGGTTATCAGACCATGCTCAGCCACTTTGGTTACAACCAGGACAAAGAGGAGTTGCAGCTGCGTTCGCTGCTGGGCTGGAATATTGATGGCCTGATCCTCACCGAGCGCAGCCACACGCCGGGCAGTTTGCGAATGATTGAAACCGCCGGTATTCCGGTGATTGAGATGATGGACTGCGTATCGCCCTGTCTGGATATGGCGGTGGGTTTTGATAACGTCGAAGCGGCACGGCAGATGACGCGGGCGATTATCGCTAAAGGCCATCGCCATACGGTTTATCTCGGGGCGCGTCTGGATGAGCGAACGCTACAGAAACAGCGTGGCTATGAAATCGCGATGCGCGAGGCCGGTTTGCAGTCACAGAGCGTGATGATGGAAGAAGCCTCTTCGTTTACCGCCGGTGCCGATCTGTTACGCGAAGCGCAACGTCGTTATCCGCACGTCGACAGCCTGTTCTGTACCAATGATGACCTGGCGGTTGGCGCAATGTTTGAGTGCCAGCGGCAGGGGCTGAGGGTGCCGGACGATCTCGCCATTGCCGGTTTCCACGGCCACGATATTTCTCAGGTGGTGAATCCAAGACTGGCTACGGTGCTGACGCCGCGTGAGCAAATGGGGCGTGAAGCCGCTTCAATGCTGCTGGCGCGGATTGGCGGTAATAAAAGCGCCGTGCAGCCGGTAAATGTCGGTTTTGAGATTTCTGAAGGCGGTAGCATCTGA
- the gntK gene encoding gluconokinase → MKTNSSSHHVFILMGVSGSGKSAVANQVSYQLKTAFLDGDFLHPRANIEKMAEGHPLNDDDRRPWLQSLNDAAFAMQRTNDISIIVCSALKKSYRDILRKDNSNLSFVYLQGDFETIEARLKARKGHFFKPQMLVTQFATLEEPGADEQDVLVVDINHSLEEVVAATVATIEGAIKKD, encoded by the coding sequence ATGAAAACGAATTCCTCGTCACATCATGTGTTTATCCTGATGGGCGTATCTGGCAGCGGTAAATCCGCCGTTGCTAACCAGGTTTCTTATCAGTTGAAAACCGCCTTTCTTGATGGCGATTTCCTGCATCCCCGCGCCAATATTGAGAAAATGGCCGAAGGTCATCCGTTAAATGACGACGATCGTCGCCCGTGGTTACAGTCGCTGAACGATGCCGCCTTCGCCATGCAGCGCACTAACGATATCTCGATTATCGTCTGCTCGGCGCTGAAAAAAAGCTATCGCGATATCCTGCGCAAGGACAACAGCAACCTGTCATTCGTCTATCTGCAGGGTGATTTCGAAACCATCGAAGCTCGCCTGAAAGCGCGTAAAGGCCACTTCTTTAAGCCGCAAATGCTGGTTACCCAGTTTGCCACGCTGGAAGAGCCGGGCGCAGATGAGCAGGACGTGTTAGTGGTTGATATCAATCATTCGCTGGAAGAGGTTGTTGCCGCCACCGTCGCTACCATCGAAGGTGCGATCAAAAAGGATTAG
- the gntU gene encoding gluconate transporter, whose product MSTATLVLTAAGSVLLLLFLVMKARMHAFVALMLVSIGAGIFSGMPVDKIADTMQKGMGGTLGFLAIVVALGAMFGKILHETGAVDQIAIRMLKVFGESRAHYAMGIAGLICALPLFFEVAIVLLISIAFAVARRTHDNLVKLVIPLFAGVAAAAAFLLPGPAPMLLASQMHVDFGWMILLGLCAAIPSMIIAGPLFGNFISRHVEFRVPDDVSQPEYDSSKLPSFGFSLSLILFPLVLVGLKTIGARFTTEGSTLYQWLEFIGHPFTAILLACLVAIYGLAYRQGMDKERVMEICGSALQPAGIILLVIGAGGVFKQVLVDSGVGPALGNALTGAGLPIALACFILAAAVRVIQGSATVACLTTVGLVMPVIEVLNYSGAQMAALSICIAGGSIVLSHVNDAGFWLFGRFTGATEAQTLKTWTLMETILGTVGAVVGMIAFELLS is encoded by the coding sequence ATGAGTACCGCAACACTGGTTCTGACCGCAGCAGGTTCGGTATTACTGCTGCTGTTTCTCGTGATGAAAGCCCGTATGCACGCCTTTGTGGCGCTGATGTTAGTCTCAATCGGTGCCGGAATTTTCTCCGGCATGCCTGTCGATAAAATTGCTGACACCATGCAAAAAGGCATGGGTGGCACCCTCGGTTTTCTCGCCATAGTCGTCGCACTGGGCGCGATGTTCGGCAAAATCCTGCATGAAACCGGTGCGGTTGATCAGATAGCCATCCGGATGCTGAAGGTATTCGGTGAAAGCCGCGCGCACTATGCGATGGGGATTGCCGGCCTGATTTGCGCGTTGCCACTGTTTTTTGAAGTGGCGATTGTGCTGCTGATCAGTATTGCCTTTGCCGTCGCGCGCCGCACCCACGACAACCTGGTGAAGCTGGTGATTCCGCTGTTTGCCGGTGTGGCTGCGGCCGCCGCATTTCTGCTGCCGGGGCCGGCTCCGATGCTGCTGGCTTCACAGATGCACGTCGATTTCGGCTGGATGATTCTGCTTGGCCTGTGCGCGGCGATCCCCAGTATGATTATTGCCGGTCCGCTGTTTGGTAACTTTATCAGTCGCCATGTTGAATTCCGCGTGCCGGATGACGTCTCGCAGCCGGAGTATGACAGCAGCAAACTGCCGTCGTTTGGCTTCAGCCTGTCGCTGATTCTGTTTCCGCTGGTGCTGGTTGGACTGAAAACCATCGGGGCGCGTTTTACCACCGAAGGCAGCACGCTGTATCAGTGGCTGGAGTTTATCGGCCATCCGTTTACCGCCATTCTGCTGGCTTGTCTGGTGGCGATTTATGGCCTGGCGTATCGCCAGGGAATGGATAAAGAGCGGGTGATGGAGATCTGCGGCAGCGCGCTGCAACCGGCGGGGATTATTCTGCTGGTGATCGGTGCCGGTGGCGTGTTTAAGCAGGTGCTGGTGGATTCCGGCGTCGGTCCGGCGTTAGGTAATGCCCTGACTGGTGCCGGGCTGCCGATTGCGCTGGCTTGCTTTATCCTGGCTGCCGCGGTACGCGTGATTCAGGGTTCAGCAACCGTTGCCTGCCTGACGACCGTCGGTCTGGTGATGCCGGTCATTGAGGTGCTTAACTACTCGGGCGCGCAGATGGCCGCGCTGTCGATCTGTATCGCCGGTGGGTCAATAGTGTTGAGCCACGTGAATGATGCCGGATTCTGGCTGTTTGGCCGATTTACCGGTGCCACCGAAGCGCAGACGCTTAAAACCTGGACGCTGATGGAAACCATTCTCGGCACGGTTGGTGCGGTAGTGGGGATGATCGCGTTTGAGTTGTTGTCGTAA
- a CDS encoding YhgN family NAAT transporter, translating to MTEMISATILLLLIMDPLGNLPIFMSVLKHLEPKRRRVVLIREMLIALFIMLLFLFAGEKILTFLNLRTETVSISGGIILFLIAIKMIFPSHESSSSGLSAGEEPFLVPLAIPLVAGPSLLATLMLLSHQYPNQIGHLVVALMIAWGVTVVILLLSGLFLRLLGDKGVNALERLMGLILIMLATQMFLDGIRAYLKI from the coding sequence ATGACTGAGATGATCTCCGCAACAATATTATTGTTGCTTATCATGGATCCACTGGGCAATTTGCCGATTTTTATGTCGGTTTTAAAGCATCTGGAGCCGAAACGTCGACGAGTGGTGTTAATCCGCGAAATGCTGATTGCGTTGTTTATCATGCTGCTGTTTCTGTTTGCCGGCGAAAAAATTCTGACTTTCCTTAATCTGCGCACTGAGACAGTATCAATTTCCGGCGGCATTATTTTGTTTCTGATCGCCATCAAAATGATTTTTCCTTCGCACGAAAGCAGCAGCAGCGGCTTATCCGCGGGTGAAGAGCCGTTTCTGGTGCCGCTGGCAATACCGCTGGTAGCGGGACCGTCGCTGCTGGCAACCCTGATGCTGCTGTCGCACCAGTATCCGAATCAGATCGGGCATCTGGTGGTCGCACTGATGATTGCCTGGGGCGTAACCGTGGTGATTTTACTGCTTTCCGGCCTGTTTCTGCGCCTGCTGGGCGATAAAGGCGTCAATGCGCTGGAGCGTCTGATGGGTTTGATCTTGATTATGCTGGCAACGCAGATGTTTCTGGATGGGATTCGGGCGTATTTAAAAATCTGA
- the asd gene encoding aspartate-semialdehyde dehydrogenase — MKNVGLVGWRGMVGSVLMQRMIEERDFDVVRPVFFSTSQHGQAAPEFAGKSAGTLQDAFDIEALKALDIIITCQGGDYTHEVYPKLRASGWQGYWIDAASSLRMDDDAIIILDPVNHHVIRQGLDNGIKTFVGGNCTVSLMLMSLGGLFANDLVEWASVATYQAASGGGARHMRELLSQMGMLHNHVAKELENPASAILDIERKVTEMSRAGVLPVDNFGVPLAGSLIPWIDKQLENGQSREEWKGQAETNKILQPAGIIPVDGLCVRVGALRCHSQAFTLKLKKDVPLSEIEQLLAAHNDWVKVVPNDREITLRELTPAAVTGTLNTPVGRLRKLNMGPDYLSAFTVGDQLLWGAAEPLRRMLRLLVD; from the coding sequence ATGAAAAATGTAGGACTAGTAGGCTGGCGCGGTATGGTCGGGTCAGTGTTAATGCAGCGTATGATCGAAGAACGCGACTTTGATGTGGTGCGTCCGGTGTTCTTCTCCACCTCACAGCACGGCCAGGCCGCGCCGGAATTTGCCGGCAAGTCCGCAGGTACGCTGCAGGATGCTTTTGATATCGAAGCGCTGAAGGCGCTGGATATCATCATTACCTGCCAGGGCGGCGATTATACCCATGAAGTTTATCCTAAATTACGCGCCAGCGGCTGGCAGGGTTACTGGATTGATGCGGCTTCTTCGCTGCGTATGGATGATGATGCGATCATCATCCTCGATCCGGTTAACCATCATGTGATCCGCCAGGGGCTGGATAACGGCATCAAAACCTTTGTTGGCGGTAACTGTACCGTTAGTCTGATGCTGATGTCGCTCGGCGGCCTGTTTGCTAACGATCTGGTGGAGTGGGCGTCGGTTGCCACTTATCAGGCGGCTTCCGGCGGCGGCGCGCGCCATATGCGTGAGCTGCTGAGCCAGATGGGAATGCTGCATAACCATGTGGCAAAAGAGCTGGAAAACCCGGCCTCAGCGATTCTGGATATCGAACGCAAAGTGACCGAAATGAGCCGCGCTGGCGTGCTGCCAGTGGATAACTTTGGTGTGCCGCTGGCGGGTAGTCTGATTCCGTGGATCGATAAGCAGCTGGAAAACGGCCAGAGCCGCGAAGAGTGGAAAGGCCAGGCAGAAACTAACAAGATTCTGCAACCTGCTGGCATCATCCCGGTCGACGGGCTGTGCGTCCGCGTTGGCGCACTGCGTTGTCACAGCCAGGCGTTTACCCTGAAGCTGAAAAAAGATGTGCCGCTGAGCGAAATCGAACAGCTGCTGGCTGCGCATAACGACTGGGTTAAAGTGGTGCCGAATGACCGCGAAATCACCCTGCGTGAACTGACGCCTGCGGCAGTCACCGGCACGCTGAATACGCCGGTCGGACGTCTGCGTAAACTGAATATGGGCCCGGATTATCTTTCGGCCTTTACCGTTGGCGATCAGCTGCTGTGGGGCGCGGCGGAACCGCTGCGCCGCATGCTGCGTCTGCTGGTGGACTAA